In Halobaculum magnesiiphilum, the following proteins share a genomic window:
- a CDS encoding nucleoside triphosphate pyrophosphohydrolase, which produces MNDDASTVEYDKLVRDDIPDVIRADGERPVTRTVDGAELDRYLLDKLVEEATEAREAAEDPEESVDAELADLSAVLDALVGRRDRDRIERLRREKAAERGAFADGVVLERVEPDG; this is translated from the coding sequence GTGAACGACGACGCGAGCACGGTCGAGTACGACAAGCTCGTCCGCGACGACATCCCCGACGTGATCCGCGCGGACGGCGAGCGGCCCGTCACGCGGACGGTCGACGGGGCGGAACTGGACCGCTACCTCCTCGACAAGCTCGTCGAGGAGGCGACCGAAGCACGCGAGGCGGCCGAGGACCCCGAGGAGTCCGTCGACGCCGAACTCGCGGACCTGTCGGCGGTGCTGGACGCGCTGGTCGGGCGTCGCGACCGCGACCGGATCGAGCGACTCCGCCGCGAGAAGGCGGCCGAACGCGGGGCGTTCGCCGACGGCGTCGTGTTGGAACGGGTCGAACCCGACGGGTGA
- a CDS encoding Tfx family DNA-binding protein, with amino-acid sequence MSNEGSLDAVDVDELLDRAGFDADRSVLTRRQAEVLALRERNVRQADIADLLGTSRANVSSVESSARDNVEKARETVAFAEALSAPVRIEIAAGTDLYDVPDRVYDACDEADVKVNHTAPDLMKLVSDDAGDAVRGREVVSPILVGITGAGTVRVRRSEQADLE; translated from the coding sequence ATGAGTAACGAGGGGAGCCTCGACGCGGTCGACGTCGACGAGCTGCTCGACCGCGCCGGCTTCGACGCCGATCGGAGCGTCCTCACCCGCCGGCAGGCGGAGGTGCTCGCGTTGCGCGAGCGGAACGTCCGGCAGGCGGACATCGCCGACCTGCTGGGAACCTCGCGCGCGAACGTGTCGAGCGTCGAGTCGTCCGCCCGCGACAACGTCGAGAAGGCCCGCGAGACCGTCGCGTTCGCCGAGGCGCTGTCGGCGCCCGTCCGGATCGAGATCGCCGCCGGCACCGACCTCTACGACGTGCCCGACCGGGTGTACGACGCCTGCGACGAGGCCGACGTGAAGGTGAACCACACCGCGCCGGACCTGATGAAGCTCGTGAGCGACGACGCCGGCGACGCGGTCCGGGGTCGGGAGGTCGTCTCCCCGATCCTCGTCGGCATCACCGGCGCCGGAACCGTCCGCGTCCGGCGGTCCGAGCAGGCCGACCTCGAATAA
- a CDS encoding phosphatase PAP2 family protein gives MFRTVTRNLLAVPDWLVPIAAVLTQLGDPWFLYLGLALLYWLADDRLAANPRRVGATVVAVGLGALAVTVGLKSLFAFPRPPGAGEAAVPLWLPDLLSDAYVNAATGDGFGFPSGHAIGATMVYGGLATFLDVGDRRTRRGVAAGVIVVVALSRVALGVHYLADVAVGIAVGLAGLWLFGRIARTGFRPNPDRAFFLAAVLGAAATVVAAAGGHGGEVLEAGIVVGGGLGGYAVWRVRGTDPAPVGAVGTVAGLALIAAVFGGAYVVASAGLPYVFGVVPDTTPFRLLAVVPLSFAGVALVVAWPTIVDRIRTGDADESEGESVADLIAEAEPNADGPESERSE, from the coding sequence GTGTTCCGAACCGTCACCAGAAATCTGCTCGCGGTGCCCGACTGGCTCGTCCCGATCGCCGCGGTTCTCACCCAGCTGGGCGACCCGTGGTTCCTCTATCTCGGGCTCGCGCTCCTCTACTGGCTCGCAGACGACCGGCTGGCCGCCAACCCGCGTCGCGTCGGCGCGACTGTCGTCGCCGTCGGGCTCGGCGCCCTGGCGGTGACGGTCGGCCTCAAGAGCCTGTTCGCGTTCCCCCGGCCGCCCGGCGCCGGCGAGGCTGCCGTGCCGCTGTGGCTCCCCGACCTCCTCTCGGACGCGTACGTCAACGCCGCAACCGGCGACGGCTTCGGCTTCCCGTCGGGCCACGCGATCGGCGCGACGATGGTGTACGGCGGCCTCGCGACGTTCCTCGACGTGGGCGACAGACGGACGCGCCGGGGGGTCGCCGCCGGCGTGATCGTCGTCGTCGCGCTCAGCCGGGTCGCGCTCGGCGTCCACTACCTCGCCGACGTCGCGGTCGGGATCGCCGTCGGGCTCGCCGGCCTGTGGCTGTTCGGACGGATCGCCCGCACGGGGTTCCGGCCGAACCCCGACCGGGCGTTCTTCCTCGCGGCCGTCCTCGGCGCGGCGGCGACGGTCGTCGCGGCCGCCGGCGGCCACGGCGGCGAGGTGCTCGAGGCGGGGATCGTCGTGGGCGGCGGGCTCGGCGGCTACGCCGTCTGGCGGGTTCGCGGCACCGACCCCGCGCCGGTCGGCGCCGTCGGCACCGTCGCCGGCCTGGCGCTCATCGCCGCCGTGTTCGGCGGTGCCTACGTCGTCGCCTCCGCCGGGCTCCCGTACGTCTTCGGCGTCGTCCCCGACACGACCCCGTTCCGCCTGCTCGCGGTCGTCCCCCTGTCGTTCGCCGGCGTCGCGCTCGTCGTCGCGTGGCCGACGATCGTGGACCGGATTCGGACGGGCGACGCGGACGAGTCGGAAGGCGAGTCGGTCGCGGACCTGATCGCCGAGGCCGAGCCCAACGCGGACGGTCCGGAATCCGAGCGGTCGGAGTGA
- a CDS encoding SDR family oxidoreductase, with product MDLRLDGNTALVTASSGGLGFASAASLAAEGANVVICGRTPERLDEAEGALAEEPGDVLAVEADVTDRDDVAALVEATVDEFGGLDHVVTSAGGVPPGTFDDTTDEQWYGAFDTLVMSAVWTLREARPHLADSDAGTVTCITSTSVREAIDGLVLSNAVRRAVIGLVKTVSREWAPDVRANAVLPGAHETARIEELVEDALDRGEYDSYEEGLEDWASDIPLDRIGDPRELGDVVAFLSSERASFVNGAALPVDGGRLHS from the coding sequence ATGGATCTGCGACTCGACGGGAACACGGCGCTAGTGACGGCCAGTTCGGGCGGGCTCGGCTTCGCCTCGGCGGCGTCGCTGGCAGCCGAGGGCGCGAACGTGGTGATCTGCGGGCGAACGCCGGAGCGACTCGACGAGGCCGAAGGCGCGTTGGCGGAGGAACCTGGCGACGTGCTCGCGGTCGAGGCCGACGTGACCGACCGCGACGACGTTGCCGCGCTCGTCGAGGCGACCGTCGACGAGTTCGGCGGCCTCGACCACGTCGTCACGAGCGCGGGCGGCGTCCCGCCGGGCACCTTCGACGACACGACCGACGAGCAGTGGTACGGCGCCTTCGACACGCTCGTGATGAGCGCCGTCTGGACGCTCCGTGAGGCGCGCCCGCACCTGGCCGACAGCGACGCGGGCACGGTCACGTGCATCACGTCCACCTCGGTCCGCGAGGCGATCGACGGCCTCGTGCTCTCGAACGCCGTCCGCCGGGCGGTGATCGGGCTCGTGAAGACGGTCTCGCGGGAGTGGGCCCCCGACGTGCGCGCGAACGCGGTGCTCCCGGGTGCCCACGAGACCGCCCGCATCGAGGAGCTCGTCGAGGACGCGCTCGACCGCGGCGAGTACGACAGCTACGAGGAGGGACTCGAGGACTGGGCCAGCGACATCCCGCTGGACCGGATCGGCGACCCGCGCGAGCTGGGCGACGTGGTCGCGTTCCTCTCCTCCGAGCGCGCCTCCTTCGTCAACGGCGCGGCGCTGCCCGTCGACGGCGGGCGCCTGCACTCCTAG
- a CDS encoding TRAM domain-containing protein — translation MADCPLADDCPRFSERIQGMGCQHYGDRGGAEWCNEYNMPISDLKQQPVKPGEEVTVEVDDIHESGAGVGRTDDGFIVMVDGLLPPARAIVRIDRVKQNHAKANRVVERLPDEPEEGEEGADGESENPEFEEETEAKRGERLGSRDNFWGS, via the coding sequence ATGGCGGACTGTCCACTTGCGGATGACTGCCCCCGGTTCTCCGAACGGATCCAGGGTATGGGCTGTCAGCACTACGGCGACCGCGGCGGCGCCGAGTGGTGCAACGAGTACAACATGCCCATCTCGGACCTGAAACAGCAGCCGGTCAAGCCCGGCGAGGAGGTCACCGTCGAGGTCGACGACATCCACGAGAGCGGCGCGGGCGTCGGCCGCACCGACGACGGGTTCATCGTGATGGTCGACGGCCTGCTGCCGCCCGCGCGGGCGATCGTCCGCATCGACCGGGTGAAGCAGAACCACGCGAAGGCGAACCGCGTCGTCGAGCGGCTCCCCGACGAGCCCGAGGAGGGCGAAGAGGGCGCCGACGGCGAGAGCGAGAACCCCGAGTTCGAGGAGGAGACCGAGGCCAAGCGGGGCGAGCGGCTCGGATCGCGCGACAACTTCTGGGGATCGTAG
- the lrp gene encoding HTH-type transcriptional regulator Lrp translates to MTYENLDAKLVNALLGNGRASLRSLGEDLDVSVTTVSNHLRDLEDEGVIEGYTPRVNYDRLGYDVTAIVQLKVEGSALPDIVDRLREQKQMVSVYEVTGDYDVIAIGKFRDTDEMNEGIKGLLADQDIRETNTSVVLNTVVENAQFDLDVQE, encoded by the coding sequence ATGACGTACGAAAACCTCGATGCCAAGCTCGTCAACGCGCTGTTAGGGAACGGTCGTGCCAGCCTCCGCTCGCTGGGCGAGGACCTCGACGTGTCGGTGACGACCGTCTCGAACCACCTCCGCGATCTCGAAGACGAGGGCGTGATCGAGGGGTACACCCCGCGGGTGAACTACGATCGGCTCGGCTACGACGTGACGGCGATCGTCCAGCTGAAGGTGGAGGGGAGCGCGCTGCCCGACATCGTCGACCGCCTCCGCGAGCAAAAGCAGATGGTCTCCGTCTACGAGGTCACCGGCGACTACGACGTCATCGCGATCGGGAAGTTCCGTGACACCGACGAGATGAACGAGGGGATCAAGGGGTTGCTCGCCGACCAGGACATCCGCGAGACGAACACCTCGGTCGTGCTCAACACCGTCGTGGAGAACGCGCAGTTCGACCTCGACGTCCAGGAGTGA
- a CDS encoding aminopeptidase, producing the protein MDPRIREHAETIVDHSIELEAGDDLVIQLPAEAEDLAVALHEYAGDIGANPVYLNNSQRAARAYLRAREDDFELPEHELALYEEADAFVIARSGGNVSEKADVDPETTAEYNRARRPVQRERLSKTWCLTQFPTSGHAQLAGMSTEEYENFVYDAVSLDWEAQAEFQRQMVELIDDAEEVRIKSGEETDLTMSVAGNTALNDDGKANLPGGEVFTAPVKDSVEGEVYFDLPLYRQGREIEGVRLTFEDGRVEEFSAERNEEVLEGVFNTDENARYLGELGIGMNRAIDRFTYNMLFDEKMGDTVHMAVGSAYPDTVGEGNEVNESAEHVDMIVDMSEDSVIELDGEVVQRDGTFTFEDGEA; encoded by the coding sequence ATGGACCCGCGAATCCGCGAGCACGCCGAGACTATCGTCGACCACTCCATCGAACTGGAGGCGGGCGACGATCTCGTCATCCAGCTCCCCGCCGAGGCGGAGGACCTGGCGGTCGCCCTCCACGAGTACGCCGGCGACATCGGCGCGAACCCCGTCTACCTGAACAACTCCCAGCGCGCCGCCCGCGCGTACCTCCGCGCCCGCGAGGACGACTTCGAGCTGCCCGAGCACGAGCTGGCCCTCTACGAGGAGGCCGACGCGTTCGTCATCGCCCGCAGCGGCGGCAACGTCTCCGAGAAGGCCGACGTGGACCCCGAGACGACCGCCGAGTACAACCGCGCGCGCCGGCCGGTCCAGAGGGAGCGCCTCTCGAAGACGTGGTGTCTCACGCAGTTCCCGACGAGCGGGCACGCCCAGCTCGCGGGCATGAGCACCGAGGAGTACGAGAACTTCGTGTACGACGCCGTCAGTCTCGACTGGGAGGCGCAGGCGGAGTTCCAACGGCAGATGGTCGAGTTGATCGACGACGCCGAGGAGGTCCGGATCAAGTCCGGCGAGGAGACCGACCTCACGATGTCGGTGGCGGGCAACACCGCGCTCAACGACGACGGGAAGGCGAACCTCCCGGGCGGCGAGGTGTTCACCGCGCCGGTCAAGGACAGCGTCGAGGGCGAGGTGTACTTCGACCTGCCGCTGTACCGCCAGGGTCGCGAGATCGAGGGCGTGCGGCTCACCTTCGAGGACGGCCGCGTCGAAGAATTCTCCGCCGAGCGCAACGAGGAGGTGCTGGAGGGCGTGTTCAACACCGACGAGAACGCGCGCTACCTCGGGGAACTCGGCATCGGGATGAACCGCGCCATCGACCGCTTCACGTACAACATGCTGTTCGACGAGAAGATGGGCGACACCGTCCACATGGCCGTCGGGTCGGCGTACCCCGACACCGTCGGCGAGGGCAACGAGGTCAACGAGTCCGCCGAGCACGTGGACATGATCGTCGACATGAGCGAGGACTCCGTGATCGAGCTGGACGGCGAGGTCGTTCAGCGGGACGGGACGTTTACGTTCGAGGACGGCGAGGCGTGA
- the glnA gene encoding type I glutamate--ammonia ligase — MTDGNTKPDGGLSAVEQDVIDEIDEKGIDFLRLQFTDILGTVKNVSVPATQAEKAFTEGIYFDGSSIDGFVRIQESDMRLKPDPETFSVLPWRTREGEDGGAARLICDVINTSTGEPFEGDPRGILKDALDRAAEMGYEVNAAPEPEFFLFEEDEDGRATTKTNDAGGYFDLAPKDLASDVRRDIIYGLEDMGFEIEASHHEVAEGQHEINFEYDDALTTADNVGTFRTVVRAIAAQHDLHATFMPKPIPRINGSGMHTHISLFTEDGENAFHDDDDEFDLSEEAKQFTAGILEHAEALAAVTNPTVNSYKRLVPGYEAPVYVAWSDRNRSALIRKPAARVPAASRIEARFPDPSCNPYLAFAVLIHAGLDGIEQGLECDDPVRENIYEFDEAKREEYGITTLPSNLGEAIDALEEDELVKEALGDHVAEKFVEAKTAEYDDYRVDVSDWELDRYLEKF; from the coding sequence ATGACGGACGGTAACACCAAGCCGGACGGCGGGCTCAGCGCCGTCGAGCAGGACGTCATCGACGAGATCGACGAGAAGGGCATCGACTTCCTCCGCCTTCAGTTCACGGACATCCTGGGGACGGTGAAGAACGTCTCCGTCCCCGCGACGCAGGCGGAGAAGGCGTTCACCGAGGGCATCTACTTCGACGGGTCCTCGATCGACGGCTTCGTACGCATCCAGGAGTCGGACATGCGTCTCAAACCGGACCCCGAGACGTTCTCGGTGCTCCCGTGGCGGACCCGCGAGGGCGAGGACGGCGGCGCGGCGCGCCTCATCTGCGACGTGATCAACACCTCGACGGGCGAGCCGTTCGAGGGCGACCCCCGCGGCATCCTCAAGGACGCGCTGGATCGCGCCGCCGAGATGGGGTACGAGGTCAACGCCGCGCCCGAGCCGGAGTTCTTCCTGTTCGAGGAGGACGAGGACGGCCGCGCGACGACGAAGACGAACGACGCCGGCGGCTACTTCGACCTCGCGCCGAAGGACCTCGCCAGCGACGTGCGCCGCGACATCATCTACGGCCTGGAGGACATGGGCTTCGAGATCGAGGCGTCCCACCACGAGGTCGCCGAGGGCCAACACGAGATCAACTTCGAGTACGACGACGCCCTCACGACCGCCGACAACGTCGGCACCTTCCGCACCGTCGTGCGCGCCATCGCCGCCCAGCACGACCTCCACGCGACGTTCATGCCCAAGCCGATCCCGCGGATCAACGGCTCGGGCATGCACACGCACATCTCGCTGTTCACCGAGGACGGCGAGAACGCGTTCCACGACGACGACGACGAGTTCGACCTCAGCGAGGAGGCCAAGCAGTTCACCGCGGGGATCCTCGAACACGCCGAGGCGCTCGCGGCGGTGACGAACCCGACGGTGAACTCCTACAAGCGGCTGGTGCCCGGCTACGAGGCGCCCGTCTACGTCGCGTGGTCCGACCGGAACCGCTCGGCGCTCATCCGCAAGCCGGCCGCACGCGTGCCGGCGGCCTCGCGCATCGAGGCGCGCTTCCCCGACCCCTCGTGTAACCCGTACCTCGCGTTCGCCGTGCTCATCCACGCCGGCCTCGACGGCATCGAGCAGGGGCTCGAGTGCGACGACCCGGTCCGCGAGAACATCTACGAGTTCGACGAGGCCAAGCGCGAGGAGTACGGCATCACCACGCTGCCGTCGAACCTCGGCGAGGCCATCGACGCGCTCGAGGAGGACGAGCTCGTGAAGGAGGCGCTGGGCGACCACGTCGCCGAGAAGTTCGTCGAGGCGAAGACCGCCGAGTACGACGACTACCGCGTCGACGTCTCCGACTGGGAGCTCGACCGCTACCTCGAGAAGTTCTGA
- a CDS encoding YihY/virulence factor BrkB family protein yields the protein MSNDARDPPAAGGDGARTGLGGPVAVAGAVVRAVRAADATFVAGSLAYYSGVATLPVAVLAAALVTHAGDGVVASGAVTAGGELLTPRGRTFLRGSIGDVSRRRGIVVVAGALACFSVVQLFRGLDRAFAAVYGVEKRGVRSRVRDTLFALAVGGLGVLAVLLAAGALSLYTNESLVRAAVPLAVLLLSTVGLFPLFYALPATPVSRAEVLPGTLVAAVGWTVTGAVLGAYADAGVGVGIYGSFGGLLVLVAWFYAANLLVLVGAATNAVLAGHV from the coding sequence GTGTCCAACGACGCCCGCGATCCCCCGGCGGCCGGCGGCGACGGAGCCCGGACCGGTCTCGGCGGCCCGGTGGCGGTCGCGGGCGCCGTCGTCAGGGCCGTCCGCGCCGCCGACGCGACGTTCGTGGCGGGGAGCCTCGCGTACTACAGCGGCGTCGCGACCCTGCCGGTCGCGGTGTTGGCGGCCGCGCTCGTCACGCACGCCGGCGACGGCGTCGTCGCCTCGGGGGCCGTCACCGCGGGCGGGGAGCTGTTGACGCCCCGAGGTCGGACGTTCCTCCGGGGGTCGATCGGCGACGTGTCCCGGCGACGCGGGATCGTCGTCGTCGCGGGGGCGTTGGCGTGTTTCTCGGTCGTGCAGCTGTTTCGCGGCCTCGATCGCGCGTTCGCCGCCGTCTACGGGGTGGAGAAACGGGGGGTCCGGTCGCGCGTCCGCGACACGCTGTTCGCGCTCGCCGTCGGCGGCCTCGGCGTCCTCGCGGTGTTGCTCGCGGCGGGGGCGCTGTCGCTGTACACCAACGAGTCGCTCGTGCGCGCGGCTGTGCCCCTCGCCGTGCTCCTGTTGTCGACCGTGGGGCTGTTCCCGCTGTTTTACGCGCTCCCGGCGACGCCGGTGTCGCGCGCGGAGGTGCTCCCGGGGACGCTCGTCGCCGCCGTGGGATGGACGGTCACGGGCGCCGTGCTCGGGGCGTACGCCGACGCCGGCGTCGGCGTCGGGATCTACGGGTCCTTCGGGGGCCTGCTCGTGCTCGTCGCGTGGTTCTACGCTGCGAACCTGCTCGTGCTCGTCGGGGCGGCGACGAACGCGGTGCTGGCCGGCCACGTCTGA
- a CDS encoding tRNA (guanine(26)-N(2))-dimethyltransferase produces the protein MEVTEGSVTVEVEGARDGASEGRADEVFYNPEMELNRDITVAVLRAYADREPRAETYLDAMAASGVRATRAAAEGWDVTAADVDDDAVALAERNLAEYGGEAVQRDANALLHEGFFDVVDVDPYGSPMPFVDSAVAGTRNLLCVTATDTAPLCGAHFESGVRRYDTVPRNTEYHSEMGLRVLIGALVRRAASRDKAAVPICSHVSRHYARTYLELEANATDATATLEKLGFVHHCEDCLERDHEFGRLPDVPETCPDCGSNRVLTAGPIWLGPVADSEFSERVADAVTDDMGEAKRARKLLDTVADELDTPTHYDQHRLCKQWTRPAVGMDEFVDALREAGFAASHAHYSGTAFKTDATVAEMREATADLG, from the coding sequence ATGGAGGTCACGGAGGGCAGCGTCACCGTCGAGGTCGAGGGCGCGCGCGACGGCGCCAGCGAGGGCCGCGCCGACGAGGTGTTCTACAACCCCGAGATGGAGCTGAACCGCGACATCACGGTCGCCGTGTTGCGGGCGTACGCCGACCGCGAGCCGCGCGCGGAGACGTACCTCGACGCGATGGCCGCCTCCGGCGTCCGTGCGACCCGCGCGGCCGCCGAGGGGTGGGACGTGACCGCCGCAGACGTGGACGACGACGCCGTCGCGCTCGCGGAGCGGAACCTCGCGGAGTACGGCGGGGAGGCCGTCCAGCGCGACGCGAACGCGCTGCTGCACGAGGGCTTCTTCGACGTGGTCGACGTGGACCCGTACGGCTCGCCGATGCCGTTCGTCGACAGCGCGGTCGCGGGGACGCGGAACCTCCTGTGTGTCACCGCGACCGACACCGCGCCGTTGTGTGGCGCCCACTTCGAGTCGGGTGTCCGCCGCTACGACACCGTCCCGCGGAACACCGAGTACCACTCCGAGATGGGGCTTCGCGTGCTGATCGGCGCGCTCGTGCGCCGGGCGGCCAGCCGCGACAAGGCCGCGGTCCCGATCTGTTCGCACGTCTCCCGGCACTACGCGCGCACCTACCTCGAACTGGAGGCCAACGCCACCGACGCGACGGCGACGCTGGAGAAGTTGGGATTCGTCCACCACTGCGAGGACTGCCTCGAACGCGACCACGAGTTCGGCCGGCTGCCCGACGTGCCCGAGACGTGCCCGGACTGCGGGTCGAACAGGGTCCTCACCGCGGGGCCGATCTGGCTCGGGCCGGTCGCCGATTCCGAGTTCTCCGAGCGGGTCGCCGACGCGGTGACCGACGACATGGGGGAGGCCAAACGCGCGCGGAAGCTGCTCGACACCGTGGCCGACGAGTTGGACACGCCGACCCACTACGACCAGCACCGCCTGTGCAAGCAGTGGACGCGCCCGGCCGTCGGCATGGACGAGTTCGTCGACGCGCTGCGGGAGGCCGGCTTCGCGGCCTCGCACGCGCACTACTCGGGAACCGCGTTCAAGACCGACGCGACGGTCGCCGAGATGCGCGAGGCGACCGCGGATCTCGGGTAA